One region of Bombus affinis isolate iyBomAffi1 chromosome 3, iyBomAffi1.2, whole genome shotgun sequence genomic DNA includes:
- the LOC126914645 gene encoding uncharacterized protein LOC126914645 isoform X2, producing MGKDMWRLWFTKLLLLLAAVLLFAAVETRSEDVESLSEVRASRIERDLQDDYYHDDFYRLTSDFASKSPRENARNLAPEINDDYLEETPRKRVRIRVPVVRKSGRQHKLTVVRRLRPISSKIENPTQNQLTVASHTPRRIVVTRVRSLGLANTIHNDLESDSVKPEIGRHKVTITRRRKIASTTVSPASSERRVRITRKKLVAVRPLQPTPSFAIITTGFFTAPSSEYDEEFSEEDEGEEKVNEEDVSSTATPELKEPPDVIDSKPDEVEIESKEDVSSTDIPELKEPPNIIDKKPDEVEIESKEDVSSTDTPELKELPNIIDKKPDEIETKTEETEPKVIEESSVSSPVIITDNFFLPASDDEYEEYEDEYTDTTTESGKNDSENEDILTTVKSTKIEDGLDKEDTSSMSAAPDLLEKEEPTSEKPEEVSHSVGDHESTESTDLKGEEKSESLTTEKSIEEGEEITTTQISLEEKSEDVGTTVYPEINEDEKEDGEEGRTTTEMIETTTFMEETTVISVPEEVQTTTVSDKEITIINKEEEHSSAEHPSLPSEFKSESENSSNEESLEKDIETHVATISPEPEDISLKDSEDSLEKDTKSNTTIIEIDPKESISKDSEDPVNKEIEPQVTVIQTKHEDSPKVEDIPKIEDVPKIEDVSKKDTQIPDSHPSITLDPSSRPETERSFPDMIDITTLNQVPETTPKLEENEENLTVQPIPSITEIISSATTIFFDEYPDFTSVLPLETSQSTSYDSSTLSYLDNSEIPSVIPLGVEYTSLSDSKRTSMVLETTSSIDSVTTSISSPTPEEIEAGLADDLYLSLSRPDFPEILPSKPVHVEHETKSETPDLEPSTSVYYTETVVTSTRLRTYTYVVTQLNGLETKVTSSTTVRPRVTTLTLTVPVTVTVTPTVESSAHAVSSVYSPVPAVGEHEGKDEEGRRLNLATRVMSNGVEVIVAGPTPALRWENSVPQPTLTLSDAVVMMLPQDKPNEFVTKTCTTTFTYLTTITKDGTTIVSTEQQVIANTATEERHRKPGSETAAVTLEASPTLRTEVFKTTYTYLTLNTDHSNINDALESSTKVITNTVTAPQHYLDMILEPSEAPRPETNTYLSTRMLEKTFMEDGRTRIETTSDTITQLIVTESAPPPRPTSVTTTLTALDSTEENMTDLMKTYYITYTYYNTFLEKGSTVVRTNVATSTDVVLEKAPAKKTTKTATVNPTPEPIQIFATKTYLTTFTYFTTLLQAGPDGETSTTVSSRSHIVENVVTESIAPSLLDAGYMNALLTTAHHSDPVKNVVTGSTIIFFDEEDQIDPTSSTGFQEATSSVEIQNNESISASFISTESSPAANEPSLKPVEQINQENNVTVSAESGQNKKPASQNTSDLQVSNLLSLGSLGINSLSALGPVITAMAGLLQGKTTAARRNDSMPQAETQEVTTQRSPIYIPVAEFADGDIEAAESQNIGTHLANLNHNYIAEIRHKVASSLADGIPISPGEVITANSDVIIGKPGKMAPRPPQTFLEDEEHIGMKPPPLPVPNIPVHPVLEVVENDRDDAQSQQILQAHKGPQIQIYPAHQIYEEHLKIPVSMPIDGNPTLISKQPQKLLPVQASPPKRIGSKQDVLENDPLLKPPDRPNVEQYANPNSNPKEPEWSPEKSRRPWSAKDPLKLLPLHPQFDQKIDSGISPIEKPWPTVPSEDQKRLPWAQKDPLLPDAPVVIQSSESKPTPAEPIVHQVPHVIDRSTGQPLLVNIQPSQVANVVIPQGGTQALIFGDTSEPHISGQYFDDPSPYPESEVGLGFVGIQRVEDLPQYSNGKDPADYMVPPSPPHSFKGLPEKHPSNRPATIPLSPGRFDYERPQDKLEAPLNRPEKMPSDVHLIKHPDHSGVLGGQGHVHTEILVHHRPETINVRPQSVPYPPIHPHVHSNNHIPSRGQFPKIPKPVESGTPPRRTEMSSSSDNSHRYILLPKPDSGNEIVLNSNWKADKKPPRILMNNRLRPRPPLRSTTSRPLDRPIYPERPGIRKPVYSGPQRPPTKTQNTFVLPHRPVSNPQIYHEPPRMTTPTPADAMKDVATERQPSFGSRPHIDLQDRPPHFYPEKRPSSIEQLRPQTERTQEHVPTGAVEYHNPSNPKIKQDNRPVTTNTQVQNFDQAPPNQDNKAAEIWHSGTQTEKTLDSEIGASEPINYHNRVKEIQKYNETEKGTSFVNQHNNVTSNIKNSYGNVASGNTVIEKPAGEIDFQQDQKEKPFWINPGSPFSHKNEMNTQSQIPYGPNYYNTKLHETPVVQGKPFGVYTGHEESNYGYKWKENKPEYDIVQGVPSTYYGSKISPISHKNQNQNEQTSTLPSREHDDTIDLKPPAIIPQFVPESNKPKRPYPRPSIINKVETRPVLYPGPEIVSQTSEARPDQVKQSNEGKPGSLEPFVNNSLSHAGNLNQSHFQLGGFMDLNWDGGMKIRDQRPDKQEILINKGEIMKNHFRNSSISQKIEDQYPQTSTESVKVSLEKTRPVVNQQEYSGTRIHPEYPHIITKPKPQVPGPITISTANKGETRPNIRFSMPVEAMGEEVDSKTQTERPPSMLITSSSNDKKKNVEKVDGSYQTNFAASDANKDDSMNHESKIRVRPIETSTGDMLSSMEGMSVPSRDMMPPPLRPVIGLNQSNKNEEEDLKPPPITSRDVVGLSPPPVDITTTSGPTEDRFPFANVNESGLKPPPKYIPLKESSVAPLPSVSMVPPSPRPSLARPFIVELLSQDMVPPPPVTQTTKPLEIATVRPAVAVSGSIQIATAVATSHIPVVQDIESKIPIIHGTVDLPVVVDVPEILRPVETRMTEHVSIYTVRPFDTRPVSRISVQPTPMLTTNLVIPTKLRPLQVDHIQPSRSSTTRDVEPTRSHNFDIPRNPVKRPEHPVFLESSHDNVLPSTKVEATESLTHHVVSTSQKKESRPTMTKNEASKVVVSSATERKRKNETTSKELPSVVTRVDSSITKVTSTLSGNIDRRNESVIKMTKDVSNVTREAANRTTTTTRMKPKETSTVTRTETSVLGSPPTTRTLLLTHTLTSTTVETVTETLLRPTSVISTVTSTILQSVVTRIPSSYENVVDNDSIFVVMSDQKPPAPGAEEVEAEYGDISRDEQDPTGNEVHRVLAGGVLGAPVVSLQPIVNQCTPECRASRSEICAEVGGEMRCVCRPGFARMFPDRPCKPTYTYTLRVGLDRIGHEPVIYEASMNDSTSTAFRKLLGPTKDALDRTLMQSDLRDVYRGLKIAGFSPDPTKVEFHVQLSDNANETRLKEVLRKYLIGSNYSLGGTEVYALKNLDVIEAIDFDECATEEGGPHHDCSPNAACFNLRGSYQCSCKEGWADLSENPAYPGRFCSQAPLGCPSCNNKGHCVTNTNGQEVCECFPWHSGQRCQVNLKVLLIALVTTGAILLGLLAVCVGMACFRQPSRKRRTGDRRAMIPGTGGDTSSEGSVTDLAIPHHVPHVLPPPPQMIAPLPPTKRPARKISTKPRHPPRKATMVPASVAMNDEQRDRSLTVMIPRAKYRSAPQSPQNYKSGMSTFSTEEHKLLNYLESGTHNTGNRKQSVSSAKDCKDSDVQIVRTPAAPSGALVSAGFQVSATVTRQMDADSTLARSCGETTVETATKVLRTGDLQGDLCSTLARSCGETTIQAPTKLLRLDLGEAGSTLARSCGETTIQPPTKVADARRNSVKDARDNRDTRDSASEGHTMAERDLGSTLRLPAQHPPLYSPDKTSDRESNFDSL from the exons ATGACTACTACCACGACGACTTCTACCGACTAACCAGCGACTTCGCTAGCAAATCGCCCCGAGAGAACGCTAGAAATCTCGCTCCAGAGATTAACGACGATTACCTCGAGGAAACGCCCAGAAAACGCGTCAGAATTCGCGTCCCTGTGGTCAGAAAGAGTGGAAGGCAGCATAAGCTAACGGTAGTCAGAAGATTGCGTCCTATCTCGTCCAAGATCGAAAATCCCACTCAGAATCAATTGACTGTGGCGAGTCATACGCCGAGGAGGATCGTGGTAACTAGAGTGAGGTCTTTGGGATTAGCTAATACCATTCACAATGATTTGGAATCTGATAGTGTAAAACCAGAGATTGGAAGACATAAAGTGACTATTACTAGACGTAGAAAAATTGCGTCGACTACCGTTTCGCCTGCGAGCAGCGAGAGAAGAGTAAGAATCACTAGAAAAAAATTGGTCGCTGTTAGACCGCTGCAACCTACGCCCAGTTTCGCTATTATCACGACTGGATTCTTCACTGCCCCATCTTCTGAATACGATGAAGAGTTCTCCGAGGAGGATGAAGGTGAAGAAAAAGTGAACGAAGAAGATGTTAGTTCGACTGCCACGCCTGAGTTAAAGGAACCGCCCGATGTTATCGATAGCAAACCGGACGAGGTTGAGATTGAAAGTAAGGAGGATGTTAGTTCAACAGATATCCCTGAGTTAAAGGAACCTCCTAATATAATCGATAAGAAACCAGATGAGGTTGAGATTGAAAGTAAGGAGGATGTTAGTTCGACAGACACACCTGAGTTAAAGGAACTTCCTAATATAATTGATAAGAAGCCAGATGAGATTGAAACTAAGACCGAGGAGACTGAACCGAAGGTTATAGAAGAGAGTAGTGTAAGTTCACCTGTTATTATTACTGATAATTTCTTCCTTCCTGCGTCTGACGATGAGTATGAAGAATACGAAGATGAATATACCGATACCACGACTGAAAGTGGGAAAAATGATTCTGAGAATGAAGATATTCTAACGACAGTTAAATCTACGAAAATTGAGGATGGTTTGGATAAAGAGGATACTTCAAGCATGTCTGCAGCTCCTGATTTGTTAGAGAAAGAGGAACCAACGTCAGAAAAGCCCGAAGAAGTTTCACATAGTGTCGGTGATCACGAGAGTACAGAGTCAACTGATTTGAAAGGAGAAGAGAAATCTGAGTCTTTGACAACTGAAAAGTCAATAGAAGAGGGAGAAGAAATTACTACGACGCAGATAAGTTTGGAAGAAAAATCAGAAGATGTTGGAACGACTGTTTATCCTGAGATTAATGAAGATGAGAAAGAGGATGGGGAAGAAGGCCGTACAACGACAGAAATGATAGAGACTACGACATTTATGGAAGAAACAACAGTGATTAGTGTTCCTGAAGAAGTACAGACAACTACAGTTTCTGATAAAGAGATTACAATAATTAATAAAGAAGAAGAACATAGTAGCGCTGAACACCCTTCGCTGCCTAGTGAATTTAAATCGGAATCTGAAAATTCTTCAAACGAAGAATCACTCGAAAAAGATATTGAAACTCACGTTGCAACTATTTCACCCGAACCTGAAGACATTTCACTGAAAGACAGTGAAGATTCCCTGGAGAAAGACACAAAATCAAATACCACCATAATAGAAATTGATCCCAAGGAGTCTATATCAAAAGACTCTGAAGATCCTGTTAACAAAGAGATCGAACCCCAAGTCACGGTGATTCAAACCAAACACGAAGACTCTCCCAAAGTCGAAGATATTCCCAAAATTGAAGACGTTCCCAAAATTGAAGATGTATCCAAGAAAGACACACAAATTCCCGATAGCCACCCTAGTATAACACTCGACCCAAGTTCAAGACCAGAAACTGAAAGATCTTTCCCAGACATGATAGATATCACTACCCTGAACCAGGTTCCAGAAACCACACCAAAACTCGAGGAAAATGAAGAGAACCTGACAGTGCAGCCCATACCATCGATTACCGAAATCATCTCGTCTGCTACGACAATTTTCTTCGACGAGTACCCCGATTTCACCAGCGTCCTACCTTTAGAAACGTCCCAATCGACATCGTACGACTCCAGTACCCTTAGTTACTTGGATAACTCCGAGATCCCAAGCGTGATTCCCCTAGGAGTCGAATATACGTCGTTGTCAGACTCGAAGAGGACCTCGATGGTTCTCGAGACGACTTCCAGCATTGATTCGGTAACGACGTCGATCTCGTCACCGACCCCCGAGGAAATCGAAGCAGGATTAGCCGACGATCTTTATTTGTCCCTGTCGAGGCCAGATTTCCCTGAGATACTGCCATCGAAACCGGTTCACGTGGAGCACGAGACCAAGTCCGAAACACCAGACTTAGAACCGAGCACGAGCGTTTATTATACAGAGACAGTGGTGACATCGACGAGACTGAGGACGTATACATACGTAGTGACGCAACTGAATGGACTGGAGACGAAAGTGACGTCCTCGACGACGGTCCGACCGAGAGTGACGACGCTTACATTGACGGTGCCCGTCACGGTGACTGTCACTCCTACCGTGGAGTCGTCAGCGCACGCCGTTTCGTCTGTGTATAGCCCGGTGCCCGCTGTTG GAGAGCACGAAGGAAAAGATGAAGAAGGTCGAAGGTTAAACCTAGCCACGCGTGTCATGTCAAACGGAGTCGAAGTGATCGTTGCTGGACCAACGCCAGCGTTACGATGGGAGAACTCGGTGCCACAGCCTACGCTAACATTGTCTGATGCTGTCGTCATGATGCTTCCACAAGATAAACCGAATGAATTTGTCACTAAGACATGTACCACCACCTTCACGTACCTTACTACCATTACGAAAGACGGGACAACTATCGTTTCGACGGAGCAGCAG GTGATAGCGAATACAGCGACCGAAGAACGTCACAGAAAGCCGGGATCTGAAACCGCCGCGGTAACATTAGAAGCATCCCCAACATTACGCACAGAAGTCTTCAAAACCACCTATACCTATTTAACATTAAACACCGATCATTCTAATATAAATGACGCGTTGGAAAGCAGCACGAAAGTAATCACAAACACGGTCACTGCACCGCAACATTATTTAGACATGATCCTTGAACCATCAGAAGCGCCTCGACCGGAAACGAACACGTATCTCAGCACCAGGATGCTGGAAAAGACTTTCATGGAAGATGGACGTACCAGAATAGAAACCACCAGCGATACAATTACTCAG CTCATAGTAACAGAATCTGCACCGCCTCCTCGTCCAACCAGCGTCACGACCACGTTAACGGCGCTAGACAGTACAGAGGAAAACATGACAGACCTCATGAAAACATACTACATTACCTACACTTATTATAATACCTTCCTGGAGAAAGGTAGCACCGTGGTCCGTACGAACGTAGCGACATCAACTGACGTTGTGTTGGAGAAAGCACCTGCCAAGAAGACCACGAAGACAGCCACGGTGAATCCTACTCCAGAACCTATTCAAATTTTTGCGACGAAGACGTATCTGACCACGTTTACATACTTCACAACTTTGCTTCAG GCTGGACCAGATGGAGAAACTTCAACAACAGTGTCTTCGAGATCGCACATCGTGGAGAACGTAGTGACAGAATCGATAGCACCGAGTTTGCTAGACGCTGGCTATATGAACGCTTTGTTAACAACTGCTCATCATTCAGATCCGGTGAAAAACGTGGTCACTGGATCAACAATCATATTCTTTGACGAAGAAGACCAGATCGATCCTACTTCGAGCACTGGCTTCCAGGAAGCGACCTCCTCGGTGGAGATCCAGAACAATGAATCGATTTCCGCCAGCTTCATATCTACTGAATCTTCTCCAGCTGCCAATGAGCCAAGTTTGAAACCAGTTGAACAGATTAATCAA GAGAACAACGTAACAGTTTCTGCAGAGTCTGGACAGAACAAAAAGCCTGCGAGTCAGAACACGAGTGATCTTCAAGTGAGCAATCTTCTAAGCCTAGGGTCTTTGGGAATCAATAGTTTGTCGGCTCTAGGACCAGTGATTACGGCGATGGCTGGTTTACTACAAGGAAAAACGACAGCTGCGCGAAGAAATGATTCGATGCCACAGGCGGAGACACAGGAAGTGACCACGCAAAGATCCCCCATTTATATACCAGTCGCTGAGTTCGCTGATGGAGACATCGAAGCGGCTGAGAGTCAAAATATAG GTACACATCTAGCGAACCTTAACCACAATTACATCGCTGAAATCCGTCACAAAGTTGCATCCAGCCTGGCAGATGGAATTCCAATTTCCCCGGGCGAAGTAATCACTGCGAACAGCGACGTAATCATAGGAAAACCAGGGAAAATGGCACCCAGACCACCTCAAACGTTCTTAGAGGACGAAGAACACATTGGAATGAAACCGCCACCGTTACCAGTCCCCAACATTCCAGTTCATCCTGTTCTCGAAGTCGTGGAGAACGATCGAGACGATGCTCAGTCTCAGCAGATTCTTCAAGCTCACAAAGGTCCACAAATACAGATATATCCTGCGCATCAGATTTACGaagaacatttgaaaattccGGTTTCCATGCCTATCGATGGGAATCCTACATTGATATCGAAACAACCTCAGAAGCTACTTCCAGTTCAAGCGTCTCCGCCAAAGAGAATAGGTTCTAAGCAAGATGTACTGGAAAATGATCCTTTGTTAAAGCCACCTGATAGACCTAACGTGGAACAGTATGCAAATCCAAATTCAAATCCTAAGGAGCCGGAATGGAGTCCTGAGAAATCTAGGCGACCGTGGAGTGCTAAGGATCCTTTAAAGCTCCTTCCACTACATCCACAATTTGATCAG AAAATCGACTCAGGAATATCTCCAATAGAGAAACCTTGGCCCACTGTTCCATCTGAAGATCAGAAACGATTACCGTGGGCTCAGAAAGATCCTTTGCTCCCTGATGCTCCTGTTGTCATTCAATCTTCGGAATCCAAACCGACACCAGCGGAACCTATAGTTCATCAAGTACCACACGTCATCGACAGATCAACGGGACAACCTTTATTAGTAAATATTCAACCCAGTCAGGTGGCTAACGTGGTAATTCCTCAAGGTGGTACTCAGGCACTGATATTCGGTGACACCAGCGAGCCACACATCAGTGGACAATATTTCGACGATCCATCTCCATATCCTGAATCAGAAGTTGGTTTGGGATTTGTTGGAATCCAAAGA GTAGAGGACCTGCCTCAATATTCCAATGGAAAGGACCCAGCAGATTATATGGTTCCGCCATCGCCACCTCATAGTTTCAAGGGGTTACCAGAAAAACACCCTTCCAATCGTCCAGCAACCATCCCATTATCGCCAGGTCGTTTCGATTATGAAAGACCACAAGACAAATTAGAAGCTCCTTTAAACAGACCAGAAAAGATGCCATCAGACGTACATTTGATTAAACATCCTGACCATTCTGGTGTCCTCGGCGGCCAAGGTCACGTACACACTGAGATCCTGGTCCATCACAGACCAGAAACTATAAACGTTCGCCCACAAAGCGTTCCTTATCCTCCTATTCATCCTCACGTGCACTCCAACAATCATATACCGTCACGCGGACAATTTCCAAAAATTCCGAAACCTGTAGAATCCGGAACTCCACCCAGAAGAACAGAAATGTCGAGTTCATCGGACAATTCCCATCGATATATCTTATTGCCTAAGCCAGACTCGGGAAACGAGATCGTCTTGAATTCCAATTGGAAGGCGGACAAGAAACCACCGCGAATTCTGATGAATAACAGGTTGAGACCACGTCCACCGTTGAGATCGACGACTAGTCGTCCTTTGGATAGGCCGATTTACCCGGAAAGGCCGGGTATTAGGAAACCAGTTTACAGCGGACCTCAGAGGCCTCCGACAAAGACACAGAATACATTTGTGCTTCCTCACCGGCCAGTCAGTAATCCTCAAATTTACCATGAACCACCGAGGATGACCACTCCGACGCCTGCAGATGCGATGAAGGACGTGGCAACTGAGAGACAGCCTTCGTTCGGATCTCGTCCTCAC ATTGATCTTCAAGACAGACCACCTCACTTCTATCCTGAGAAGAGGCCATCAAGCATAGAACAACTGAGACCTCAAACTGAAAGGACACAAGAACACGTGCCCACGGGAGCAGTAGAATATCACAATCCTTCGAATCCTAAAATAAAGCAAGATAATAGACCAGTTACAACAAATACGCAAGTTCAAAACTTCGATCAGGCTCCACCTAATCAAGATAATAAAGCAGCAGAAATCTGGCATAGCGGTACGCAAACAGAGAAGACGTTAGATTCAGAAATCGGTGCCTCAGAACCCATAAACTATCACAATCGAGTCAAGGAGATTCAAAAATACAATGAAACCGAAAAAGGCACGTCTTTCGTTAATCAACATAACAATGTAACatccaatataaaaaattcctACGGAAATGTAGCCTCTGGTAATACAGTGATTGAAAAACCAGCTGGAGAAATTGATTTCCAACAAGATCAGAAAGAAAAACCATTTTGGATAAATCCGGGCTCTCCATTTTCTCataaaaatgaaatgaataCACAATCTCAAATACCATATGGCCCTAATTATTACAATACTAAGCTTCATGAAACACCAGTAGTTCAAGGAAAACCGTTTGGCGTATACACTGGCCACGAAGAATCGAATTATGGTTACAAATGGAAAGAGAACAAGCCTGAATACGACATAGTACAAGGTGTACCATCGACATATTATGGAAGTAAAATATCTCCAATCAGCCACAAGAATCAAAATCAGAACGAACAGACATCGACTCTACCAAGTCGTGAACACGACGATACCATAGATTTAAAACCACCAGCGATCATTCCTCAATTTGTCCCTGAATCAAATAAACCTAAGAGACCATATCCTCGACCATCTATAATTAACAAAGTGGAAACCAGGCCTGTACTATATCCTGGACCAGAAATTGTAAGTCAAACTTCAGAAGCTAGGCCGGATCAAGTGAAACAATCCAACGAAGGCAAGCCAGGAAGTCTGGAACCATTTGTAAATAATAGTTTGAGTCATGCAGGTAACTTGAATCAGAGTCACTTCCAGTTAGGAGGTTTCATGGATCTTAATTGGGATGGGGGAATGAAGATTAGAGACCAAAGACCTGATAAACAGGAGATTCTAATTAACAAGGGTGAAATTATGAAGAATCATTTTAGAAACAGTTCTATTTCTCAGAAAATAGAAGATCAGTATCCTCAGACGAGCACTGAGAGCGTTAAAGTAAGTTTGGAAAAGACTCGTCCTGTGGTGAATCAACAGGAGTATTCAGGAACCAGAATTCATCCTGAGTATCCTCATATTATCACCAAGCCTAAGCCTCAAGTACCTGGACCAATTACTATATCAACAGCTAACAAAGGTGAAACTAGGCCCAATATTAGGTTCTCCATGCCTGTGGAGGCTATGGGCGAAGAAGTTGATAGCAAAACGCAAACTGAGCGACCACCAAGTATGTTAATCACGAGCAGTTCTAACGATAAGAAGAAGAACGTGGAAAAGGTAGATGGTTCTTATCAGACGAATTTCGCGGCTTCAGATGCGAATAAGGATGATTCTATGAATCATGAGAGCAAAATTAGAGTTAGACCTATTGAGACGTCTACTGGGGATATGTTGAGTAGTATGGAAGGAATGAGCGTGCCTTCTAGGGACATGATGCCTCCGCCATTAAGACCTGTTATTGGGTTGAATCAATCGAATAAGAATGAAGAAGAGGATTTGAAACCACCACCTATAACTTCGAGGGATGTAGTTGGATTATCACCTCCACCAGTTGATATTACGACGACTAGTGGTCCCACGGAAGATAGATTCCCGTTTGCAAATGTTAACGAATCTGGATTGAAACCTCCGCCCAAATATATTCCACTGAAGGAGTCTTCTGTTGCACCTTTACCTAGCGTTAGCATGGTGCCTCCTAGTCCAAGACCTTCTCTTGCTAGGCCTTTCATAGTGGAATTGCTGTCTCAG GATATGGTACCTCCACCACCAGTAACTCAAACTACCAAACCACTTGAAATTGCCACGGTGAGGCCAGCGGTGGCGGTGTCTGGATCGATTCAAATCGCGACAGCCGTCGCAACATCCCACATACCAGTGGTTCAGGATATCGAATCGAAGATACCGATCATACACGGTACTGTCGATCTCCCAGTGGTGGTAGACGTGCCTGAGATTCTTAGGCCAGTGGAAACCAGGATGACGGAGCACGTTAGCATTTATACCGTGCGACCATTTGACACGAGACCAGTATCTag AATATCGGTACAACCAACACCAATGTTAACGACGAACTTGGTAATCCCAACGAAGCTAAGACCATTGCAAGTAGACCATATACAACCAAGCCGATCCTCGACAACCAGAGACGTGGAACCAACTCGATCTCATAACTTTGATATTCCTCGAAACCCTGTAAAACGTCCGGAGCATCCAGTATTTTTGGAATCCAGTCACGATAATGTTCTACCATCGACAAAAGTAGAAGCTACGGAAAGTTTGACTCACCACGTGGTCAGCACGAGTCAGAAGAAAGAGTCACGACCTACAATGACGAAAAACGAAGCTTCAAAGGTGGTCGTTTCGTCGGCGACAGAACGCAAACGAAAGAACGAAACCACATCGAAGGAATTGCCTAGTGTTGTGACCAGGGTTGACAGTTCGATAACGAAGGTAACGAGTACGTTGTCCGGAAATATTGACAGGAGAAATGAGTCGGTGATCAAGATGACGAAGGATGTTAGCAACGTGACACGCGAGGCTGCTAATAGGACAACGACGACCACGCGTATGAAGCCTAAAGAG ACGTCAACAGTAACGAGGACGGAAACATCTGTATTGGGTTCACCGCCTACAACTCGAACATTACTACTTACCCACACATTGACATCGACCACTGTGGAAACAGTAACGGAAACATTATTGCGTCCAACCAGTGTAATATCCACGGTCACATCAACGATCTTGCAATCGGTAGTAACTAGAATACCATCATCCTATGAAAACGTAGTCGACAATGATTCCATCTTTGTGGTGATGAGCGATCAGAAGCCACCGGCACCTGGTGCTGAAGAG GTTGAGGCTGAATACGGTGATATTTCGAGAGACGAACAAGATCCAACTGGAAACGAAGTTCATAGAGTTCTGGCTGGTGGAGTTCTTGGAGCACCCGTGGTATCGCTTCAACCTATTGTCAATCAGTGTACACCAGAATGTAGAGCGTCTAGGTCTGAAATATGCGCGGAAGTTGGAGGTGAAATGCGATGCGTTTGCCGCCCGGGCTTCGCTAGAATGTTCCCTGATCGACCTTGCAAAC CCACTTACACTTACACGTTACGAGTTGGCTTGGACCGTATTGGACACGAACCAGTAATATACGAAGCCAGCATGAACGATTCGACGTCGACAGCTTTCAGAAAACTGTTAGGTCCTACTAAAGACGCCCTAGATAGAACCCTGATGCAGAGTGATCTCAGAGATGTCTACAGAGGATTGAAAATAGCTGGTTTCTCGCCTGACCCAACGAAAGTGGAGTTTCACGTTCAGCTCAGCGACAACGCTAATGAAACGAGACTAAAAGAAGTTCTTCGAAAGTATCTTATTGGTAGCAATTATAGCTTAGGAGGCACTGAGGTTTATGCCTTGAAAAATCTTGACGTC ATTGAGGCAATTGATTTCGACGAATGCGCGACAGAAGAAGGAGGACCACATCACGATTGCTCGCCAAACGCAGCCTGTTTCAATCTACGAGGTTCTTATCAGTGTTCTTGTAAAGAGGGTTGGGCAGATTTGTCTGAAAACCCCGCGTATCCTGGAAGATTCTGCTCTCAAGCGCCCTTAGGTTGCCCTAGTTGTAACAACAAAGGACACTGCGTTACGAACACCAATGGTCAAGAGGTTTGCGAGTGCTTCCCCTGGCACAGTGGTCAGCGGTGTCAAGTTAATCTGAAAG TGCTCCTGATAGCTCTTGTTACAACGGGTGCAATATTACTGGGCCTTCTGGCGGTTTGTGTCGGTATGGCATGTTTCCGTCAGCCGAGTCGGAAACGAAGAACTGGCGACAGAAGGGCTATGATTCCTGGAACGGGCGGGGACACCAGTAGCGAGGGTAGTGTGACAGACTTGGCTATTCCACACCACGTGCCGCACGTTCTCCCACCACCCCCACAGATGATCGCACCCTTGCCACCGACAAAGAGGCCTGCTCGAAAAATCAGTACCAAACCCAGGCATCCACCAAGAAAAGCTACCATGGTACCTGCATCAG TGGCAATGAACGACGAACAACGAGATCGTTCGTTGACAGTGATGATCCCGCGCGCCAAATATCGATCCGCACCCCAGTCTCCGCAGAATTACAAATCCGGTATGAGCACGTTCTCGACAGAAGAGCACAAGCTGCTCAATTACCTCGAAAGCGGCACGCATAACACCGGAAACAGGAAGCAGAGCGTATCCAGCGCGAAAGATTGCAAGGATTCTGATGTGCAGATCGTCAGAACGCCGGCTGCACCGAGTGGCGCCCTTGTTAGCGCTGGTTTTCAG GTATCCGCAACGGTAACTCGACAAATGGACGCAGACTCGACGTTAGCTCGCTCCTGTGGCGAGACCACGGTTGAAACAGCGACGAAAGTGCTGCGAACCGGGGATCTCCAGGGCGATCTGTGCTCGACGTTGGCGCGTTCCTGTGGCGAGACGACCATCCAAGCACCGACGAAGCTGTTGAGGCTTGATTTAGGCGAGGCTGGCTCGACTCTCGCCAGATCTTGCGGTGAAACGACGATCCAACCGCCTACGAAAGTCGCCGATGCCAGAAGAAACAGCGTTAAGGACGCCAGAGACAACAGAGACACTAGAGACAGTGCCAGCGAGGGGCACACAATGGCCGAGAGGGATCTGGGAAGCACGCTGAGACTTCCGGCGCAGCATCCGCCTCTTTATAGCCCGGACAAG ACCAGCGATCGAGAATCAAACTTCGACTCCCTCTAG